The sequence CCTCTCCTCCTTCGCGGGTCTGCTGATCGGCATCGTCTTCGGCTACATCTGGCCGGTGCTCGGTACCGGGCTGCACAACTTCGGTGAGTGGCTGGTCGGTTCCGGCGCGGTGGGCGCGGGCATCTTCGGTGTCGCCAACCGTGCGCTGATCCCGGTCGGCATGCACCACCTGCTGAACTCGTTCCCGTGGTTCCAGGCCGGTTCGTTCGAGGGCAAGAGCGGCGACATCAACCGCTTCCTGGCCGGTGACCCGACGGCCGGACAGTTCATGACCGGCTTCTTCCCGATCATGATGTTCGCCCTTCCGGCGGCCTGTCTCGCGATCGTCCACTGTGCCCGCCCGGAGCGCCGCAAGGTCGTCGGCGGCATGATGTTCTCGCTGGCGCTCACCGCCTTCGTGACGGGTGTGACCGAGCCGATCGAGTTCACGTTCATGTTCATCGCGCCGGTGCTGTACGCGATCCACGCGGTGCTGACCGGTGTCTCGATGGCCCTGACCTGGGGTCTGGGGATGAAGGACGGCTTCGGGTTCTCGGCGGGTGCGATCGACTTCTTCCTGAACCTCGGCATCGCGACGAAGCCCTGGCTGCTGGTGCTCGTCGGACTCTGCTTCGCGGTCGTCTACTACGTGGTCTTCCGCTTCGCGATCACCAAGTTCAACCTGCCGACTCCGGGCCGTGAGTCGGACGAGGAACTCGCCGAGATCCTCAAGGCCGAGGCGAAGTAGACCTCAGCCGTACGCCGAAGCCCCCGCCCTCCCCTTGCTCGGGAGGGCGGGGGCTTCGCCGCGTTCCGCCCGCCCCAGGTGGTCGGGCGGGACCGGTCGGGGGGTCGGGAGAGGCCGGGCGGGGGCGGCCGGTCAGGCGGGGACGGTCAGGCGGTAGATCTGCCGGGAACCGCCCTCCGGGCCCGGGTCGGTGGCCTCACCGGCGCGGAAGCCGAGGTTCTCGTAGAAGGCGCGGGCCCCGCTGTCGACGGCACCGGGATGATCGGCCCCGAAGGTGACCACTTCGACCGTGCCGGGCCCCGTGACGAACCGGCGGGTCGCGTCCGCCATCAGGGCCCGGCCGACGCCCGTCCCGCGGGCCTGCTCGGCGATGACGAGCCAGTGGACGTGGTACGTCGGGGCCTCGGCGCCGAAGAGAAGGCCACCGAGGAGTTCCGTGCCGGGACCCACGTCCGTCGTGGCGGTGGCGACGAGGGCCGACGACGCACGGATGTGCCGCTCCACGGCGGCCCGGAATCCGGCGTCCCGGACCATCGGGCCGAACCAGTGCTCGACCTGGGACGCCAGGCCGAGAAATCCGTCGAGGTCCTGTTCCCGCGCGATTCTGACGATCATCCCGGCAGTCTGGCAGTCACCCGTCCGGGCGCGCCCACCGCTCTCAGATCTCGTAGACCGCGCCGGGCGCGGCCAGCTCCACGGGCCCCCGGTAGACGGCGCGGGCGTCGGCCATGTTGCGCGCGGCGTCGGTCCACGGCGGGATGTGCGTGAGGACGAGGCGTCCCGCCCGTGCGCGTGCGGCGCACTCACCGGCCTCGCGGCCGTTGAGGTGGAGGTCCGGGATGTCCTCCTTGCCGTGGACGAACGACGCCTCGCAGAGGAACAGGTCCGCGCCCTCGGCGAGTTCGTCCAGGGCCTCGCAGGTGCCCGTGTCACCGGAGTAGGTGAGGGTGCGACCGCCGTGCTCGACCCGGATGCCGAAGGTCTCGACGGGGTGGCAGACCTTCTCCGTACGGATCGAGAAGGGGCCGATCTCGAAGGTGCCCGACTTGAGCGTGTGGAAGTCGAACACCTCGCTCATCGCCCGGTCGGACGGGGTGTCCGCGTGGGCGGTGATCAGGCGTTGTTCGGTGCCGTCGGGGCCGTAGACCGGGATCGGGGCGGGGCGGCCGCCGTCGTGCCGGTAGTAGCGCACGACGAAGTAGGCGCACATGTCGATGCAGTGATCGGCATGGAGGTGACTGAGAAAGATCGCGTCGAGGTCGTAGAGACCGACGTGGCGCTGCAACTCGCCGAGGGCGCCGTTGCCCATGTCGAGCAGCAGCCGGAAGCCGTCGGCCTCTACGAGGTAGCTGGAGCATGCCGAACCCGCGGACGGGAAGGAGCCTGAGCAGCCGACGACGGTGAGCTTCATGGAACGTGAACCTCCGAGACGTGGGAACGGGGAGGGTTCGTGCGGTTCGTACGGTTCGTTGAGCGTAAGGCGCGAAACAGCTGGTCGCTCCTCTGCGGCCTGCCGTTGTGGGGGAACTCACCTGCTCTGTCACCGGTTCGATGGAAGGCCCCTGCGGGCCGGGGCCGTGCGTGCCGCGCGGGCGCCGGTACGGTCGGGGGATGAACACGACCTGGTGGGTGGCGCTGGTCGCCGTGGTTCTGCTCGCGCTCGTCGCCGCGGTGGTGGACGGGAGGGGCCGGTCGGGTCGTCGGCCCCGGCGGCGGGACCGCGGGGCCGGTCGCGAGGCCGGACGCGCGGCCGGCCGTGGGCCGGAGCGGCCCGGCGGGCGGACCCGGCCGCCGGGGAAACCGTCGGCGCTGGGGCGCGGGGGCGGTCGTACGCCGCGGCCGGGCGAGATCTGGTGGGCCGAGGTGCCGTACGAGGACGGGCCCGGGGCGAAGGACCGGCCGTGCCTGGTCCTGTCGGTACGGGGTGACCGGGCCGTCGTCGCCAAGATCACCAGCAAGCATCACGTGGAGCGGCCCGGGGTGATCGCGCTGCCGCCGGGGACGGTGGGCGATGCGCGGGGGCGGCAGAGCTTCCTGGAGACGGATGAGCTGCGGGATGTGGCGGTGCGGGGGTTTCGGCGGCGGGTGGGTGGGGTTGATCCGGGGGTGTGGGAGCGGGTGCGGGGGCTGGGGTGACGGGGGTGGGGCGGGTGGGGGCGCCTGCGGCGCGCCTGTTCCCTGCCCGCCCCTTCCCGAAACCGGTGGCTCCGCCCCCGGGGCCCCCTTTTGTCCTCAATCGCCGGACGGGCTGGATGGTTGCCCGGCGGGCTGGTGATGGAGGTGGCCCGACGGGCTTGAGTGAGCTTCAGGCCCAGAGTTGGCCGTGCAGGGTCTCGATGGCGGCTTCTGTGGTGGGGGCCGTGTAGACGCCCGTGGACAGGTACTTCCAGCCGCCGTCCGCGACGACGAACACGATGTCCGCGCTCTGCCCGGCCTTGACCGCCTTGAGGCCGACTCCGATCGCCGCGTGGAGGGCGGCGCCGGTGGAGACACCCGCGAAGATGCCCTCCTGCTGGAGGAGTTCCCGGGTGCGGGTGACCGCGTCGGCCGAGCCGACCGAGAAGCGGGTGGTCAGCACCGAGGAGTCGTACAGCTCGGGGACGAAGCCCTCGTCGAGGTTGCGGAGGCCGTAGACGACATCGTCGTACCGGGGCTCGGCGGCGACGATCGCGACGTCCGGCTTGTGTTCGCGCAGATAGCGGCCGACGCCCATCAGGGTGCCGGTGGTGCCGAGGCCCGCGACGAAGTGGGTGATGGACGGGAGGTCGGTGAGGATCTCCGGGCCGGTGGTGGCGTAGTGGGCGCCCGCGTTGTCCGGGTTGCCGTACTGGTAGAGCATGACCCAGTCGGGGTGCTCGGCCGACAGTTCCTTGGCGACGCGGACGGCGGTGTTGGAGCCGCCCGCGGCCGGGGAGGAGACGATCTCGGCGCCCCACATGGCGAGCAGGTCACGCCGCTCCTGCGAGGTGTTCTCCGGCATGACGCACACGATGCGGTAGCCCTTGAGCTTGGCCGCCATGGCGAGCGAGATGCCGGTGTTGCCGCTGGTCGGTTCGAGGATCGTGCAACCGGGTGTCAGACGGCCGTCCTTCTCCGCCTGTTCGACCATGTGGAGCGCGGGGCGGTCCTTGATCGAACCGGTGGGGTTGCGGTCCTCCAGCTTGGCCCAGATACGGACGTCGTCGGACGGCGACAGCCGGGGCAGACGCACCAGAGGTGTGTTGCCCACGGCCGCCAGCGGGGAGTCGTACCGCATCAGCGCATGCCACCGGCGACGGCCGGG is a genomic window of Streptomyces sp. NBC_01237 containing:
- a CDS encoding PTS transporter subunit EIIC translates to MSTADTAPAVGKKKGAGVMAVMQRIGRSLMLPVAVLPAGALLVRLGNPDMLGRDSFPDFVVKIAGFMAAGGNAILDNMALLFAVGIAIGFAKKSDGSTALAAVTGYLVFKNVLATFTDSNLPKVASVVDGKIVMNDAPVNAGVLGGVVMGIVVALLYQKFHRTKLPDWAGFFSGRRLVPILSSFAGLLIGIVFGYIWPVLGTGLHNFGEWLVGSGAVGAGIFGVANRALIPVGMHHLLNSFPWFQAGSFEGKSGDINRFLAGDPTAGQFMTGFFPIMMFALPAACLAIVHCARPERRKVVGGMMFSLALTAFVTGVTEPIEFTFMFIAPVLYAIHAVLTGVSMALTWGLGMKDGFGFSAGAIDFFLNLGIATKPWLLVLVGLCFAVVYYVVFRFAITKFNLPTPGRESDEELAEILKAEAK
- a CDS encoding GNAT family N-acetyltransferase, coding for MIVRIAREQDLDGFLGLASQVEHWFGPMVRDAGFRAAVERHIRASSALVATATTDVGPGTELLGGLLFGAEAPTYHVHWLVIAEQARGTGVGRALMADATRRFVTGPGTVEVVTFGADHPGAVDSGARAFYENLGFRAGEATDPGPEGGSRQIYRLTVPA
- a CDS encoding MBL fold metallo-hydrolase, which translates into the protein MKLTVVGCSGSFPSAGSACSSYLVEADGFRLLLDMGNGALGELQRHVGLYDLDAIFLSHLHADHCIDMCAYFVVRYYRHDGGRPAPIPVYGPDGTEQRLITAHADTPSDRAMSEVFDFHTLKSGTFEIGPFSIRTEKVCHPVETFGIRVEHGGRTLTYSGDTGTCEALDELAEGADLFLCEASFVHGKEDIPDLHLNGREAGECAARARAGRLVLTHIPPWTDAARNMADARAVYRGPVELAAPGAVYEI
- a CDS encoding type II toxin-antitoxin system PemK/MazF family toxin; amino-acid sequence: MNTTWWVALVAVVLLALVAAVVDGRGRSGRRPRRRDRGAGREAGRAAGRGPERPGGRTRPPGKPSALGRGGGRTPRPGEIWWAEVPYEDGPGAKDRPCLVLSVRGDRAVVAKITSKHHVERPGVIALPPGTVGDARGRQSFLETDELRDVAVRGFRRRVGGVDPGVWERVRGLG
- a CDS encoding PLP-dependent cysteine synthase family protein, coding for MRYDSPLAAVGNTPLVRLPRLSPSDDVRIWAKLEDRNPTGSIKDRPALHMVEQAEKDGRLTPGCTILEPTSGNTGISLAMAAKLKGYRIVCVMPENTSQERRDLLAMWGAEIVSSPAAGGSNTAVRVAKELSAEHPDWVMLYQYGNPDNAGAHYATTGPEILTDLPSITHFVAGLGTTGTLMGVGRYLREHKPDVAIVAAEPRYDDVVYGLRNLDEGFVPELYDSSVLTTRFSVGSADAVTRTRELLQQEGIFAGVSTGAALHAAIGVGLKAVKAGQSADIVFVVADGGWKYLSTGVYTAPTTEAAIETLHGQLWA